AAAGATGGAAAAATGACAAGTGAACGGGAAATCATCGATTACTGCCGTGCAAACCTGGCGGCCTATAAAGCTCCGCATATCGTTGAATTTCGTGAGGAATTGCCGAAAACGAATGTCGGAAAGATATTGAGGCGGGCTTTAAGGGAAGAACTATCAAAAAAATAATAGGGTTCGGGAGTATGACAGCGTATGATATTGATTCACTGAAATTTTAACAGAATGCGAGGATGCATACATGAAGGAAAAAATGACAGAACATAGCATACGCTTATTCGAAAAGAAGGGCTTTAGTGAAACGTCGATTACGGATATCGTCGAATCGATTGGTGTGACGAAAGGTACATTTTATTATTACTTCAAGAGCAAAGAGCAGTTGCTGATGGATATTCATCTAGCATATATAGACGAGTTGCTCTATGAGCAGGAAAAAATCATTTCGACCCCAGGGAAAGCCTGCAAGGATATCCTTTTCGATATCGTCCATATGCTTTTAAAGAGCATTAAAACGAAAAAATCGAGCGCAACGGTCTTTTTCCGGGAAATGAAAAATCTTAGTGATGAAAAATTGGCACAAATTCTCCCCAAACGAGATGAGTTTCGCAGCAAAATCGAGCAGGTGCTGAATAGTGGCATCGAGAGCGGGGAATTGCGTGCCAATCTCGATGCTTCCATCATCTCCTTTGCCATTTTGGGAGTGGCGAATTGGAGCTATCATTGGTTTGACCCAGATGGGAAAAAAAATGAACAGGAAGTGGCCGATATTTTCATGGGGATGATTTTACATGGAATTGAAGCATGATGTATGTGCTACATACTGACTAGTTAGTAGAAGGGAGATTGAAGACATGACAAACGAGCAAATTCAATCGATAACCGTGATCGGGGCCGGCCAGATGGGTCATCAAATCGCGATGCTTGCATCATTGGGTGGTTATGAAACGATTCTTCAGGATGTCCAGGAACAAGCATTGCAGGAGGCTAAGGGGAAATTGGAAGCGATCATGACCAAATGGGTTCAAAAAGGTAAATTGACAGAAGATCGGAAATTGGCGGCTTTTAGCCGGCTTCAATATACTTCCGACCTGGAGAGGGCGGCTAGTGGAGCTGATTTGATCATCGAAGCGGTTGTGGAAAAGCTGGATGTAAAGCAGGATGTCTTCGCTAAACTGGATAAGCTGGCGCCAGCTGAGACCATTTTCGCGACGAATAGTTCCACGATTGTCAATAGTCTCCTTTCCAGCGTGACAAAACGTCCGGACAAGTTCATAAATATGCATTTCTTTTTTCCGCCTTTAGTAATGGATTGCGTTGAAGTGGTCATGAGTGATCAAACATCGGAAGAAACGGCCAAGCAAGCGATGAAAGTCACACAGACAATGAATAGGACTGGTGTGTTATTAAGGAAAGAAATATCGGGGTTCGTAGCCAATCGGATTTTGGGTGCGCTTCAGCGTGAGGCCTTATATTTGTACGAGGAAGGAATTGTCGATTATGAGGATATCGATTTAATTTGCCGAAAAGCGCTAGGCCATCCGATCGGGCCGTTTGAACTGATGGATTTATCAGGAATTGACGTAGGCTATTTCGTCATGCAGCAGCGATACAATGAAACGGGAAATCCTGAGGATAAGCCAAATGCCTGTATCGAAGAAAAGGTGAAGCAAGGGCATTTAGGAAGGAAATCGGGTAAGGGCTGGTATGAATATCCAAATCAAGGGGTGAAGAATTGATGACAAGATTCATTA
This genomic stretch from Peribacillus muralis harbors:
- a CDS encoding TetR/AcrR family transcriptional regulator — its product is MKEKMTEHSIRLFEKKGFSETSITDIVESIGVTKGTFYYYFKSKEQLLMDIHLAYIDELLYEQEKIISTPGKACKDILFDIVHMLLKSIKTKKSSATVFFREMKNLSDEKLAQILPKRDEFRSKIEQVLNSGIESGELRANLDASIISFAILGVANWSYHWFDPDGKKNEQEVADIFMGMILHGIEA
- a CDS encoding 3-hydroxyacyl-CoA dehydrogenase family protein — encoded protein: MTNEQIQSITVIGAGQMGHQIAMLASLGGYETILQDVQEQALQEAKGKLEAIMTKWVQKGKLTEDRKLAAFSRLQYTSDLERAASGADLIIEAVVEKLDVKQDVFAKLDKLAPAETIFATNSSTIVNSLLSSVTKRPDKFINMHFFFPPLVMDCVEVVMSDQTSEETAKQAMKVTQTMNRTGVLLRKEISGFVANRILGALQREALYLYEEGIVDYEDIDLICRKALGHPIGPFELMDLSGIDVGYFVMQQRYNETGNPEDKPNACIEEKVKQGHLGRKSGKGWYEYPNQGVKN